Proteins encoded in a region of the uncultured Sunxiuqinia sp. genome:
- a CDS encoding 3'-5' exonuclease — protein sequence MYLFFDTETTGLPNNWNAPSSDTRNWPRMVQLAFILYDNNGNLLESKNFIVRPEGYTIPSEVSKIHGITTERALREGVELKSVLDSFKLSSEKATYLVAHNMEFDEKILGCEFYRVTGNDCLIGRRKFCTMKDPSIIEYCAIPPFRYGSYKWPKLSELHYTLFGTLFEEAHNALADIQATARCFFELRKQKII from the coding sequence ATGTATCTTTTCTTTGACACTGAAACTACTGGACTTCCAAATAATTGGAACGCTCCTTCATCTGACACAAGAAATTGGCCTCGTATGGTTCAACTAGCTTTTATTCTTTATGACAATAACGGGAACTTACTGGAAAGTAAAAACTTCATTGTTAGACCAGAAGGATATACTATCCCATCCGAAGTATCAAAAATACACGGAATTACAACAGAAAGAGCACTTCGTGAAGGTGTTGAATTAAAATCTGTTCTAGACAGCTTTAAACTGTCAAGTGAAAAAGCAACATATTTAGTTGCGCACAATATGGAATTTGATGAAAAAATACTTGGATGTGAATTTTACAGAGTGACGGGTAATGACTGCTTGATAGGAAGAAGAAAATTTTGCACAATGAAAGACCCGTCTATAATCGAATATTGCGCCATTCCACCTTTTCGTTATGGAAGTTATAAATGGCCAAAACTATCTGAATTACATTACACGCTTTTTGGAACCTTATTTGAAGAAGCACATAACGCTTTAGCAGATATTCAAGCTACAGCGAGATGTTTCTTTGAATTACGAAAGCAAAAGATTATTTGA
- a CDS encoding IS110 family transposase: MYKSKHFIGVDISKETFDVWDLSTGHHCYSNDSKGFRLFYKLMKSNTHCVMESTGSYYQQLAVFLYQKGIEVSVVNPLTIKRFIQMKLQQNKTDKSDARMIALFAQEQPLKQWIPEPEYIEKSKQLQKVVVLYLKQNTALKNHIQGLESRGVKTGRIITSLKRQLRHVKDEIVLLEQEIEVLIKQYDGDLLSNITSIPGVGKKTAIYLIIMSNGFRNFDNYRQVSAFFGLAPTEHTSGTSINGQSRISKRGNPNMRNHLFMCSFTASKCNPQCHALYQRIVNKGKSKKLALIAVCNKLVKQAFAIAKSGIPYDPAYRSTIIDQ; this comes from the coding sequence ATGTATAAAAGTAAACATTTTATTGGAGTTGACATCTCAAAAGAGACATTCGATGTATGGGATTTATCAACAGGGCATCATTGTTACAGTAATGATTCAAAGGGTTTTCGCTTGTTTTACAAATTAATGAAGTCCAACACTCATTGCGTGATGGAATCAACCGGAAGTTATTACCAACAGCTTGCCGTTTTCCTCTACCAAAAAGGGATTGAAGTTTCTGTGGTAAATCCTTTAACCATTAAACGTTTTATTCAGATGAAGCTGCAGCAGAATAAAACCGATAAGAGTGATGCTCGAATGATTGCATTGTTTGCACAGGAACAGCCACTTAAACAATGGATTCCGGAACCTGAATACATCGAAAAGAGTAAGCAGCTTCAGAAAGTTGTAGTGTTATATTTAAAGCAGAATACAGCCTTAAAGAACCATATCCAGGGACTGGAAAGCAGGGGTGTTAAAACGGGCAGGATTATCACTTCATTGAAACGTCAGCTACGTCATGTTAAGGATGAGATTGTCCTTTTGGAACAGGAGATTGAAGTGCTTATAAAACAATACGATGGTGATTTATTGAGCAATATAACTTCTATTCCCGGAGTGGGAAAAAAGACTGCAATTTACCTGATAATTATGAGTAATGGCTTTCGGAACTTCGATAACTACCGTCAGGTATCCGCATTCTTTGGACTGGCACCTACGGAACATACTTCAGGTACAAGTATAAACGGGCAGTCCCGAATCAGTAAACGGGGCAATCCGAATATGCGCAACCATTTGTTTATGTGCAGTTTTACAGCCAGTAAATGCAATCCTCAGTGCCATGCATTGTATCAACGAATTGTAAACAAAGGAAAGTCAAAAAAGCTAGCTTTAATTGCTGTATGCAACAAATTGGTCAAACAAGCTTTTGCCATTGCCAAATCAGGGATACCATACGATCCGGCCTATCGAAGTACCATCATCGATCAATAA
- a CDS encoding tetratricopeptide repeat protein: protein MDWIILNLISNKRNNKLIYGFLFGIIILDFLNDQIGFINEKYLIIDFSLFAIGLLIVKEILNYWYRNLYRRNQKILDDIKEISRTGNYSKIIEQAELIKIIKPQLTEKTYWTGFANVYLNNPQKALHEFDSIELEYQNFSGFFYHKGLALIDSGNIEKSIEYLTRSIELEKTWQNLDQRGVAYMNINKLNEAEKDLRESIKLKVDSSNTCNLGVVLDKKGQHKEAIEFYNRSIDIKSENPNAFYNRALANYYLENYQESISDNTKTIELDSKRHWAYYNRALSSQKIKELESAIKDFDYTQKLGHEDKYLYLNRGFCKCEFGEISNGLIDLKQADKLDCKEAKELIEKYDSQ from the coding sequence ATGGATTGGATAATACTTAATTTGATTTCGAATAAGAGAAATAATAAACTGATTTATGGATTTCTATTTGGTATAATAATACTTGATTTTCTCAACGACCAGATTGGATTTATAAATGAAAAATATCTGATTATTGATTTTTCCTTGTTTGCAATTGGACTTCTGATTGTTAAAGAGATTTTGAATTATTGGTACCGAAATTTATATCGTAGAAATCAGAAAATTCTTGATGATATTAAGGAAATTTCTAGAACAGGAAACTATTCAAAAATAATTGAACAAGCAGAGTTGATTAAAATTATAAAACCTCAATTGACTGAAAAGACTTATTGGACTGGTTTTGCAAATGTATATCTAAATAATCCACAGAAAGCTCTTCATGAATTTGATTCAATTGAATTAGAGTATCAAAATTTTAGCGGATTCTTTTATCACAAAGGTTTAGCGCTCATTGACTCTGGAAACATTGAAAAGTCAATCGAATATTTAACACGTTCGATTGAATTAGAAAAGACTTGGCAAAACCTTGACCAAAGAGGTGTCGCATATATGAATATTAACAAACTAAATGAGGCTGAAAAAGATTTGAGAGAATCCATTAAATTAAAAGTAGATTCTTCAAATACGTGCAACCTTGGTGTCGTTTTAGATAAAAAAGGACAACATAAAGAAGCAATTGAGTTTTATAATCGGTCAATTGACATAAAATCTGAAAATCCAAATGCTTTTTATAATAGAGCCTTAGCAAACTATTACTTAGAGAATTATCAGGAGTCAATATCAGATAACACAAAGACAATAGAACTTGATTCAAAAAGACATTGGGCATATTATAATCGAGCATTATCAAGTCAAAAGATTAAAGAATTGGAATCAGCAATTAAAGATTTTGATTATACTCAAAAATTGGGTCATGAGGATAAGTATCTTTATCTGAATCGTGGATTTTGCAAATGTGAATTTGGAGAAATTTCAAATGGCTTGATTGACTTAAAACAAGCAGATAAATTAGATTGTAAAGAAGCAAAAGAATTGATTGAAAAATATGATAGTCAATAA
- a CDS encoding IS3 family transposase yields the protein MYKNDGVTRRYSESFKLKILAELSTGKYSKRQLSRIYGIQSSTINEWIRKYDRKDLMNTRIMVQTKDEISRLKELQKEIEQLKKLLIKKDLDKLVQDSYLEVAAENLGYKSVEELKKKLKHQALMKASSKTKQTGIASMSEVCALFHLKRDAFYKYIKRWERCKSLESQVIQLVKEERKEQPRVGVRKLHETLQPSFEAKQIKLGRDSLFNILRANNMLVKRKRAYAKTTNSYHHFHKYNNLIKELEITKPNQVWVSDITYIRTVKGFCYLALITDLYSRKIIGHDISDSLELSGCLRALKKALWHTRPAAGLIHHSDRGVQYCSHMYVNELKRKGINISMTEENHCYENAVAERVNGILKDEFYLDQCFFSTSHAKRATKNAIKLYNNKRLHLSLGYKTPNAVFKNVA from the coding sequence ATGTATAAAAATGATGGAGTAACACGGCGTTACAGCGAGAGTTTTAAACTCAAAATTTTAGCCGAACTTAGCACGGGTAAATACTCAAAAAGACAATTATCCCGGATTTACGGGATACAGTCAAGTACAATCAATGAATGGATACGAAAGTATGACCGCAAAGATTTAATGAATACGCGTATTATGGTACAAACAAAAGATGAAATCAGCCGCTTAAAAGAACTTCAAAAAGAAATCGAGCAGCTAAAAAAACTCTTGATTAAAAAGGATTTAGACAAGCTCGTACAAGATTCTTATTTGGAAGTGGCTGCCGAAAACTTAGGCTACAAAAGTGTTGAGGAACTAAAAAAAAAACTTAAACATCAAGCCCTGATGAAAGCTTCCTCAAAAACAAAACAAACGGGTATAGCAAGCATGTCGGAGGTATGTGCCCTATTCCACCTAAAACGCGATGCATTCTATAAATACATTAAGCGTTGGGAACGTTGCAAGTCGCTTGAATCGCAAGTAATACAGCTTGTAAAGGAAGAACGCAAAGAGCAACCCAGAGTGGGCGTACGTAAGCTACACGAAACACTACAACCCTCTTTTGAGGCCAAACAGATTAAACTTGGCAGGGACTCTCTGTTCAATATACTCAGAGCGAATAATATGCTGGTGAAACGGAAAAGGGCGTATGCTAAAACAACCAATTCATATCACCATTTCCATAAATACAACAATCTTATCAAGGAGTTGGAAATCACAAAACCAAACCAGGTATGGGTTTCTGATATTACATACATCAGAACCGTAAAAGGCTTTTGTTATTTAGCGCTGATTACAGACTTGTATTCACGGAAAATAATCGGACACGACATCAGCGATAGCCTGGAGCTGTCGGGATGCCTACGGGCCCTCAAAAAGGCCCTGTGGCATACAAGACCAGCGGCCGGACTTATACATCACTCCGACAGAGGGGTGCAGTATTGCAGCCATATGTATGTAAATGAGTTAAAAAGAAAAGGAATAAACATAAGTATGACAGAAGAAAATCATTGTTATGAAAACGCAGTTGCTGAAAGAGTTAACGGTATTTTAAAAGATGAGTTCTATCTCGACCAGTGCTTCTTTTCAACCAGCCATGCAAAACGTGCTACAAAAAATGCTATTAAACTATATAATAATAAAAGGCTTCATTTATCTTTAGGGTATAAAACACCAAACGCAGTGTTTAAAAATGTAGCTTAA
- a CDS encoding leucine-rich repeat protein yields METLWLHAKFQSLPDSFTNLINLKNLEITGGSMINQLPDEFGNLINLENVRIAGKFTTLPKSFSNLTNLKSLQLHGDLEYLPTDIGNLKNLEWLSINSMNLKEIPDSFGGLESLKTFRAYHNDISVIPNSFGNLPKISQVDLSYNTISHFPLTMANLSDTLYELVIRGNNYSNEELNSLKQILPSTNIISY; encoded by the coding sequence TTGGAAACATTGTGGTTACATGCAAAGTTTCAGTCATTACCTGACAGTTTTACAAATTTAATAAACCTTAAGAATCTAGAAATTACGGGGGGGAGTATGATAAATCAATTGCCAGATGAGTTTGGGAATTTAATCAATCTTGAAAATGTTAGAATTGCAGGAAAATTCACAACACTACCAAAGTCCTTCAGTAATTTAACTAATCTCAAAAGCTTACAATTGCATGGGGATTTAGAATACCTGCCAACGGATATTGGCAATTTAAAAAATTTAGAATGGTTATCCATTAATAGTATGAACTTAAAAGAAATACCAGATAGCTTTGGGGGGCTAGAAAGCTTAAAAACTTTCAGAGCATATCATAATGATATAAGTGTTATTCCTAATAGTTTTGGGAATTTACCCAAAATTTCTCAAGTTGATTTGAGCTATAATACAATTAGTCATTTTCCTTTAACCATGGCTAACTTGTCAGATACTCTTTATGAATTGGTAATACGAGGAAATAATTATTCTAATGAGGAATTAAATTCTCTTAAACAGATATTACCATCAACAAATATAATATCGTATTAA
- a CDS encoding formylglycine-generating enzyme family protein, with the protein MINTKIDIKLWLSELLVEIPRGEISLRDDRTKQKWNETIDSFYLSKYLVTQDLFQEVTNRNPSIFKGNRRPVETVSWLDSVNFCNTLSEKAGLEPYYLIDNENSDYRIKEYSNGYRLPTDAEWEYACKAGQTVPRYGEIKTISWFKENSNDETHEIGQKEPNKWGLFDMLGNVWEWCSDIYDETVYGSYRIIRGGGWNDDERGCLATNRRRSHPTAYKIDDLGFRIARNLE; encoded by the coding sequence ATGATTAATACTAAAATTGACATAAAACTCTGGTTATCTGAATTGTTGGTTGAAATTCCAAGAGGAGAAATATCGTTGAGAGATGATAGGACAAAGCAAAAATGGAATGAGACTATTGATTCGTTTTACTTGTCAAAATATTTAGTAACTCAGGATTTATTTCAAGAAGTAACAAACAGAAATCCAAGTATATTTAAAGGAAACAGGCGACCTGTAGAAACTGTTTCATGGTTAGATAGTGTGAATTTTTGCAATACCCTTTCTGAAAAAGCTGGATTGGAACCTTACTATTTGATTGACAACGAAAACAGTGATTATAGAATTAAAGAATATTCAAATGGATACAGACTTCCTACTGATGCAGAATGGGAATATGCTTGTAAAGCAGGACAGACTGTTCCAAGATATGGCGAAATTAAAACGATTTCTTGGTTTAAAGAAAATTCAAATGATGAGACACACGAGATTGGACAGAAAGAACCAAACAAATGGGGACTATTTGACATGTTAGGAAATGTATGGGAATGGTGTTCTGATATTTATGATGAGACGGTGTACGGATCTTATCGAATAATTAGAGGTGGCGGTTGGAATGATGATGAGCGTGGTTGTTTAGCGACAAATCGAAGGAGAAGTCATCCGACTGCTTATAAAATAGATGACCTTGGATTTCGGATTGCAAGAAATTTAGAATAA